Proteins found in one Passer domesticus isolate bPasDom1 chromosome 16, bPasDom1.hap1, whole genome shotgun sequence genomic segment:
- the BIRC7 gene encoding baculoviral IAP repeat-containing protein 7 isoform X2, which translates to MEAFWGLVNMFQSTAMGDAEPLEPRAARCQLFSSSMRSVARRLRTFQQWPPTAPVSARDLVEAGFFYVGPGDEVQCFCCGGVLKDWRPGDCPIIEHEIFDTVDGQFLSVLQGIVSEEAALPNEPEYPEMVTEEMRLSTFENWPQNSSIHPEQLARAGFFYTGRGDVVRCFYCDGGVRSWSFGDDPWREHAKWYPECEFLLHSRGREFINSVQATFSGTLLAPRHSWHQTEQDSSPSQDPLRDWKLLAHPSGDQSLIVQNVLQMGFDPTCVANLVENKFVLTGTFYLSESELISDLLQSGWGASSSAGRRRGAVQREAGTSRQEVRPVQQKESDESQLSTEEKLRRLQEERMCKVCMDKDVSVVFVPCGHLVACEECALNLRLCPICRAVIRGSVRAFMS; encoded by the exons ATGGAAGCTTTCTGGGGTTTAGTTAACATGTTTCAG AGCACGgccatgggggatgcagagccactggagcccagggctgctcgCTGCCAGCTCTTCAGTTCCAGCATGAGGAGCGTGGCCAGGAGGCTGAGGACTTTCCAGCAGTGGCCCCCCACTGCCCCTGTGTCTGCCCGGGACCTGGTGGAGGCTGGATTTTTCTACGTGGGCCCCGGGGATGAAGTGCAGTGTTTCTGCTGTGGTGGTGTCCTGAAGGACTGGAGACCTGGTGATTGCCCCATAATAGAGCAC gagatCTTTGACACTGTGGATGGGCAGTTCCTGAGTGTCTTGCAGGGGATAGTCAGTGAGGAGGCAGCCCTGCCCAACGAGCCAGAGTACCCCGAGATGGTGACAGAGGAGATGAGACTGTCTACGTTTGAGAATTGGCCACAAAATTCCAGCATACATCCAGAGCAACTGGCTAGAGCAGGGTTCTTTTACACAG GACGAGGAGATGTAGTGAGGTGTTTTTACTGTGATGGAGGCGTGAGGAGCTGGTCCTTTGGAGATGATCCTTGGAGGGAACATGCCAAATGGTACCCAGA GTGTGAATTTTTACTGCACTCAAGGGGGAGAGAATTTATTAACAGTGTTCAGGCGACCTTTTCTGGcaccctgctggctcct AGGCATTCCTGGCATCAGACCGAGCAAGACTCCTCTCCTTCCCAAG ATCCTCTGAGGGACTGGAAATTGCTGGCTCATCCTTCTGGGGATCAGAGTCTCATAGTGCAGAATGTCCTGCAGATGGGCTTTGACCCCACCTGCGTGGCAAACCTGGTAGAGAATAAATTTGTGCTGACTGGGACTTTCTACCTGTCTGAGTCTGAGCTGATTTCAGACCTGCTGCAGTCAGGCTGGggggccagcagcagtgcaggaagaAGGAGAG GTGCTGTTCAGAGAGAGGCTGGAACATCAAGACAAGAAGTGCGACCTGTGCAGCAAAAGGAATCag ATGAGTCTCAGCTGAGCACAGAAGAAAAGCTCCGCCGCCTGCAAGAGGAGAGGATGTGCAAAGTGTGCATGGACAAAGACGTGTCTGTTGTGTTTGTTCCCTGTGGCCACCTGGTAGCTTGTGAGGAATGTGCCCTCAATTTGAGGCTGTGTCCCATCTGCAGGGCTGTCATCCGGGGCAGTGTGAGAGCCTTCATGTCCTGA
- the BIRC7 gene encoding baculoviral IAP repeat-containing protein 7 isoform X1: protein MEAFWGLVNMFQSTAMGDAEPLEPRAARCQLFSSSMRSVARRLRTFQQWPPTAPVSARDLVEAGFFYVGPGDEVQCFCCGGVLKDWRPGDCPIIEHVRFFPSCEYIRGEDVGNQEMLSLQEIFDTVDGQFLSVLQGIVSEEAALPNEPEYPEMVTEEMRLSTFENWPQNSSIHPEQLARAGFFYTGRGDVVRCFYCDGGVRSWSFGDDPWREHAKWYPECEFLLHSRGREFINSVQATFSGTLLAPRHSWHQTEQDSSPSQDPLRDWKLLAHPSGDQSLIVQNVLQMGFDPTCVANLVENKFVLTGTFYLSESELISDLLQSGWGASSSAGRRRGAVQREAGTSRQEVRPVQQKESDESQLSTEEKLRRLQEERMCKVCMDKDVSVVFVPCGHLVACEECALNLRLCPICRAVIRGSVRAFMS, encoded by the exons ATGGAAGCTTTCTGGGGTTTAGTTAACATGTTTCAG AGCACGgccatgggggatgcagagccactggagcccagggctgctcgCTGCCAGCTCTTCAGTTCCAGCATGAGGAGCGTGGCCAGGAGGCTGAGGACTTTCCAGCAGTGGCCCCCCACTGCCCCTGTGTCTGCCCGGGACCTGGTGGAGGCTGGATTTTTCTACGTGGGCCCCGGGGATGAAGTGCAGTGTTTCTGCTGTGGTGGTGTCCTGAAGGACTGGAGACCTGGTGATTGCCCCATAATAGAGCACGTGCGTTTCTTCCCTTCCTGTGAATACATCCGTGGTGAGGATGTTGGGAACCAGGAgatgctgtccctgcaggagatCTTTGACACTGTGGATGGGCAGTTCCTGAGTGTCTTGCAGGGGATAGTCAGTGAGGAGGCAGCCCTGCCCAACGAGCCAGAGTACCCCGAGATGGTGACAGAGGAGATGAGACTGTCTACGTTTGAGAATTGGCCACAAAATTCCAGCATACATCCAGAGCAACTGGCTAGAGCAGGGTTCTTTTACACAG GACGAGGAGATGTAGTGAGGTGTTTTTACTGTGATGGAGGCGTGAGGAGCTGGTCCTTTGGAGATGATCCTTGGAGGGAACATGCCAAATGGTACCCAGA GTGTGAATTTTTACTGCACTCAAGGGGGAGAGAATTTATTAACAGTGTTCAGGCGACCTTTTCTGGcaccctgctggctcct AGGCATTCCTGGCATCAGACCGAGCAAGACTCCTCTCCTTCCCAAG ATCCTCTGAGGGACTGGAAATTGCTGGCTCATCCTTCTGGGGATCAGAGTCTCATAGTGCAGAATGTCCTGCAGATGGGCTTTGACCCCACCTGCGTGGCAAACCTGGTAGAGAATAAATTTGTGCTGACTGGGACTTTCTACCTGTCTGAGTCTGAGCTGATTTCAGACCTGCTGCAGTCAGGCTGGggggccagcagcagtgcaggaagaAGGAGAG GTGCTGTTCAGAGAGAGGCTGGAACATCAAGACAAGAAGTGCGACCTGTGCAGCAAAAGGAATCag ATGAGTCTCAGCTGAGCACAGAAGAAAAGCTCCGCCGCCTGCAAGAGGAGAGGATGTGCAAAGTGTGCATGGACAAAGACGTGTCTGTTGTGTTTGTTCCCTGTGGCCACCTGGTAGCTTGTGAGGAATGTGCCCTCAATTTGAGGCTGTGTCCCATCTGCAGGGCTGTCATCCGGGGCAGTGTGAGAGCCTTCATGTCCTGA
- the BIRC7 gene encoding baculoviral IAP repeat-containing protein 7 isoform X4 produces the protein MEAFWGLVNMFQSTAMGDAEPLEPRAARCQLFSSSMRSVARRLRTFQQWPPTAPVSARDLVEAGFFYVGPGDEVQCFCCGGVLKDWRPGDCPIIEHGIVSEEAALPNEPEYPEMVTEEMRLSTFENWPQNSSIHPEQLARAGFFYTGRGDVVRCFYCDGGVRSWSFGDDPWREHAKWYPECEFLLHSRGREFINSVQATFSGTLLAPRHSWHQTEQDSSPSQDPLRDWKLLAHPSGDQSLIVQNVLQMGFDPTCVANLVENKFVLTGTFYLSESELISDLLQSGWGASSSAGRRRGAVQREAGTSRQEVRPVQQKESDESQLSTEEKLRRLQEERMCKVCMDKDVSVVFVPCGHLVACEECALNLRLCPICRAVIRGSVRAFMS, from the exons ATGGAAGCTTTCTGGGGTTTAGTTAACATGTTTCAG AGCACGgccatgggggatgcagagccactggagcccagggctgctcgCTGCCAGCTCTTCAGTTCCAGCATGAGGAGCGTGGCCAGGAGGCTGAGGACTTTCCAGCAGTGGCCCCCCACTGCCCCTGTGTCTGCCCGGGACCTGGTGGAGGCTGGATTTTTCTACGTGGGCCCCGGGGATGAAGTGCAGTGTTTCTGCTGTGGTGGTGTCCTGAAGGACTGGAGACCTGGTGATTGCCCCATAATAGAGCAC GGGATAGTCAGTGAGGAGGCAGCCCTGCCCAACGAGCCAGAGTACCCCGAGATGGTGACAGAGGAGATGAGACTGTCTACGTTTGAGAATTGGCCACAAAATTCCAGCATACATCCAGAGCAACTGGCTAGAGCAGGGTTCTTTTACACAG GACGAGGAGATGTAGTGAGGTGTTTTTACTGTGATGGAGGCGTGAGGAGCTGGTCCTTTGGAGATGATCCTTGGAGGGAACATGCCAAATGGTACCCAGA GTGTGAATTTTTACTGCACTCAAGGGGGAGAGAATTTATTAACAGTGTTCAGGCGACCTTTTCTGGcaccctgctggctcct AGGCATTCCTGGCATCAGACCGAGCAAGACTCCTCTCCTTCCCAAG ATCCTCTGAGGGACTGGAAATTGCTGGCTCATCCTTCTGGGGATCAGAGTCTCATAGTGCAGAATGTCCTGCAGATGGGCTTTGACCCCACCTGCGTGGCAAACCTGGTAGAGAATAAATTTGTGCTGACTGGGACTTTCTACCTGTCTGAGTCTGAGCTGATTTCAGACCTGCTGCAGTCAGGCTGGggggccagcagcagtgcaggaagaAGGAGAG GTGCTGTTCAGAGAGAGGCTGGAACATCAAGACAAGAAGTGCGACCTGTGCAGCAAAAGGAATCag ATGAGTCTCAGCTGAGCACAGAAGAAAAGCTCCGCCGCCTGCAAGAGGAGAGGATGTGCAAAGTGTGCATGGACAAAGACGTGTCTGTTGTGTTTGTTCCCTGTGGCCACCTGGTAGCTTGTGAGGAATGTGCCCTCAATTTGAGGCTGTGTCCCATCTGCAGGGCTGTCATCCGGGGCAGTGTGAGAGCCTTCATGTCCTGA
- the BIRC7 gene encoding baculoviral IAP repeat-containing protein 7 isoform X3, with protein MEAFWGLVNMFQSTAMGDAEPLEPRAARCQLFSSSMRSVARRLRTFQQWPPTAPVSARDLVEAGFFYVGPGDEVQCFCCGGVLKDWRPGDCPIIEHFLSVLQGIVSEEAALPNEPEYPEMVTEEMRLSTFENWPQNSSIHPEQLARAGFFYTGRGDVVRCFYCDGGVRSWSFGDDPWREHAKWYPECEFLLHSRGREFINSVQATFSGTLLAPRHSWHQTEQDSSPSQDPLRDWKLLAHPSGDQSLIVQNVLQMGFDPTCVANLVENKFVLTGTFYLSESELISDLLQSGWGASSSAGRRRGAVQREAGTSRQEVRPVQQKESDESQLSTEEKLRRLQEERMCKVCMDKDVSVVFVPCGHLVACEECALNLRLCPICRAVIRGSVRAFMS; from the exons ATGGAAGCTTTCTGGGGTTTAGTTAACATGTTTCAG AGCACGgccatgggggatgcagagccactggagcccagggctgctcgCTGCCAGCTCTTCAGTTCCAGCATGAGGAGCGTGGCCAGGAGGCTGAGGACTTTCCAGCAGTGGCCCCCCACTGCCCCTGTGTCTGCCCGGGACCTGGTGGAGGCTGGATTTTTCTACGTGGGCCCCGGGGATGAAGTGCAGTGTTTCTGCTGTGGTGGTGTCCTGAAGGACTGGAGACCTGGTGATTGCCCCATAATAGAGCAC TTCCTGAGTGTCTTGCAGGGGATAGTCAGTGAGGAGGCAGCCCTGCCCAACGAGCCAGAGTACCCCGAGATGGTGACAGAGGAGATGAGACTGTCTACGTTTGAGAATTGGCCACAAAATTCCAGCATACATCCAGAGCAACTGGCTAGAGCAGGGTTCTTTTACACAG GACGAGGAGATGTAGTGAGGTGTTTTTACTGTGATGGAGGCGTGAGGAGCTGGTCCTTTGGAGATGATCCTTGGAGGGAACATGCCAAATGGTACCCAGA GTGTGAATTTTTACTGCACTCAAGGGGGAGAGAATTTATTAACAGTGTTCAGGCGACCTTTTCTGGcaccctgctggctcct AGGCATTCCTGGCATCAGACCGAGCAAGACTCCTCTCCTTCCCAAG ATCCTCTGAGGGACTGGAAATTGCTGGCTCATCCTTCTGGGGATCAGAGTCTCATAGTGCAGAATGTCCTGCAGATGGGCTTTGACCCCACCTGCGTGGCAAACCTGGTAGAGAATAAATTTGTGCTGACTGGGACTTTCTACCTGTCTGAGTCTGAGCTGATTTCAGACCTGCTGCAGTCAGGCTGGggggccagcagcagtgcaggaagaAGGAGAG GTGCTGTTCAGAGAGAGGCTGGAACATCAAGACAAGAAGTGCGACCTGTGCAGCAAAAGGAATCag ATGAGTCTCAGCTGAGCACAGAAGAAAAGCTCCGCCGCCTGCAAGAGGAGAGGATGTGCAAAGTGTGCATGGACAAAGACGTGTCTGTTGTGTTTGTTCCCTGTGGCCACCTGGTAGCTTGTGAGGAATGTGCCCTCAATTTGAGGCTGTGTCCCATCTGCAGGGCTGTCATCCGGGGCAGTGTGAGAGCCTTCATGTCCTGA
- the BIRC7 gene encoding baculoviral IAP repeat-containing protein 7 isoform X5, which produces MEAFWGLVNMFQSTAMGDAEPLEPRAARCQLFSSSMRSVARRLRTFQQWPPTAPVSARDLVEAGFFYVGPGDEVQCFCCGGVLKDWRPGDCPIIEHVRFFPSCEYIRGEDVGNQEMLSLQEIFDTVDGQFLSVLQGIVSEEAALPNEPEYPEMVTEEMRLSTFENWPQNSSIHPEQLARAGFFYTGRGDVVRCFYCDGGVRSWSFGDDPWREHAKWYPECEFLLHSRGREFINSVQATFSGTLLAPRHSWHQTEQDSSPSQGAVQREAGTSRQEVRPVQQKESDESQLSTEEKLRRLQEERMCKVCMDKDVSVVFVPCGHLVACEECALNLRLCPICRAVIRGSVRAFMS; this is translated from the exons ATGGAAGCTTTCTGGGGTTTAGTTAACATGTTTCAG AGCACGgccatgggggatgcagagccactggagcccagggctgctcgCTGCCAGCTCTTCAGTTCCAGCATGAGGAGCGTGGCCAGGAGGCTGAGGACTTTCCAGCAGTGGCCCCCCACTGCCCCTGTGTCTGCCCGGGACCTGGTGGAGGCTGGATTTTTCTACGTGGGCCCCGGGGATGAAGTGCAGTGTTTCTGCTGTGGTGGTGTCCTGAAGGACTGGAGACCTGGTGATTGCCCCATAATAGAGCACGTGCGTTTCTTCCCTTCCTGTGAATACATCCGTGGTGAGGATGTTGGGAACCAGGAgatgctgtccctgcaggagatCTTTGACACTGTGGATGGGCAGTTCCTGAGTGTCTTGCAGGGGATAGTCAGTGAGGAGGCAGCCCTGCCCAACGAGCCAGAGTACCCCGAGATGGTGACAGAGGAGATGAGACTGTCTACGTTTGAGAATTGGCCACAAAATTCCAGCATACATCCAGAGCAACTGGCTAGAGCAGGGTTCTTTTACACAG GACGAGGAGATGTAGTGAGGTGTTTTTACTGTGATGGAGGCGTGAGGAGCTGGTCCTTTGGAGATGATCCTTGGAGGGAACATGCCAAATGGTACCCAGA GTGTGAATTTTTACTGCACTCAAGGGGGAGAGAATTTATTAACAGTGTTCAGGCGACCTTTTCTGGcaccctgctggctcct AGGCATTCCTGGCATCAGACCGAGCAAGACTCCTCTCCTTCCCAAG GTGCTGTTCAGAGAGAGGCTGGAACATCAAGACAAGAAGTGCGACCTGTGCAGCAAAAGGAATCag ATGAGTCTCAGCTGAGCACAGAAGAAAAGCTCCGCCGCCTGCAAGAGGAGAGGATGTGCAAAGTGTGCATGGACAAAGACGTGTCTGTTGTGTTTGTTCCCTGTGGCCACCTGGTAGCTTGTGAGGAATGTGCCCTCAATTTGAGGCTGTGTCCCATCTGCAGGGCTGTCATCCGGGGCAGTGTGAGAGCCTTCATGTCCTGA
- the YTHDF1 gene encoding YTH domain-containing family protein 1 isoform X2, translating into MSATSVDPQRPKGQDNKVQNGSLHQKDTVHDNDFEPYLSGQSNQNSSYPSMTDPYLSSYYPPSIGFPYSLSEAPWSTGGDPPIPYLTTYGQLSNGDHHFMHDAVFGQPGGLGNNIYQHRFNFFPENPAFSAWGTSGSQGQQTQSSAYGSSYSYPPSSLGGTIVDGQTGFHNDTLNKAPGMNSIEQGMVGLKIGGDVTTSAVKTVGSVVNSAGMTGALSGNGGSNVNLPVSKPTSWAAIASKPAKPQPKMKTKTGPVIGGALPPPPIKHNMDIGTWDNKGPVAKVPAPQQIPSPQSVPQPQQPIVQPVPAQPPPLTQPQYQTPQQPPQNRWVAPRNRNAAFGQSGGAGNDTNSAGSTQPNPVPSGESHPVLEKLKAAHSYNPKDFEWNLKNGRVFIIKSYSEDDIHRSIKYSIWCSTEHGNKRLDSAFRSMNSKGPVYLLFSVNGSGHFCGVAEMKSPVDYGTSAGVWSQDKWKGKFDVKWIFVKDVPNNQLRHIRLENNDNKPVTNSRDTQEVPLEKAKQVLKIIATYKHTTSIFDDFSHYEKRQEEEEVVRKERQNRNKQ; encoded by the exons ATGTCTGCCACAAGCGTTGACCCTCAG AGACCGAAAGGACAGGATAATAAAG TACAAAATGGTTCATTACATCAGAAGGACACAGTTCATGACAACGATTTTGAACCTTACCTTTCCGGGCAGTCAAATCAG AACAGTAGCTATCCATCAATGACTGATCCTTATCTGTCCAGTTATTATCCACCATCTATTGGGTTCCCCTATTCTCTCAGTGAAGCACCATGGTCTACAGGAGGAGATCCTCCTATCCCTTATCTCACCACCTATGGACAGCTCAGTAATGGGGATCATCATTTTATGCACGATGCCGTTTTTGGACAGCCTGGGGGTCTGGGAAATAATATCTATCAACACCGCTTTaactttttccctgaaaatccTGCCTTCTCAGCTTGGGGAACAAGCGGATCCCAAGGACAGCAGACACAAAGCTCAGCATATGGGAGCAGTTACAGCTACCCACCCAGTTCTCTGGGGGGTACCATTGTGGATGGACAAACAGGATTTCATAATGATACGTTAAATAAAGCTCCTGGAATGAACAGTATTGAACAGGGAATGGTTGGACTTAAGATTGGTGGAGATGTTACAACTTCTGCAGTGAAAACAGTAGGTTCTGTTGTTAACAGTGCCGGGATGACGGGCGCCCTCTCTGGGAATGGTGGATCTAACGTAAACTTGCCAGTATCTAAACCAACCTCTTGGGCTGCTATTGCCAGCAAGCCTGCAAAACCACAGcctaaaatgaaaacaaaaactgGACCTGTAATCGGAGGAGCGTTGCCTCCTCCCCCTATAAAGCATAATATGGACATAGGTACTTGGGACAATAAGGGTCCTGTGGCAAAAGTTCCTGCCCCCCAACAGATACCTTCTCCTCAGTCTGTTCCACAGCCACAGCAACCAATTGTTCAGCCTGTTCCAGCTCAGCCTCCTCCATTGACTCAGCCACAGTATCAGACccctcagcagccaccccaAAACCGCTGGGTCGCTCCTCGCAACAGAAATGCAGCTTTTGGCCAAAgtggaggagctgggaatgacaccaactcagctggcagcacccagCCCAACCCTGTTCCAAGCGGTGAGTCCCATCCTGTCCTTGAAAAACTGAAAGCTGCTCACAGCTATAACCCTAAAGATTTCGAATGGAACCTTAAAAATGGACGTGTGTTCATAATAAAGAGCTATTCCGAGGATGATATTCATCGTTCCATTAAATATTCTATTTGGTGTAGTACGGAGCACGGCAACAAACGCCTGGACAGCGCTTTCCGCTCCATGAACAGCAAGGGCCCCGTGTACTTGCTGTTCAGTGTCAATGGCAGTGGACACTTCTGTGGAGTAGCAGAGATGAAATCACCTGTGGACTATGGCACCAGTGCAGGTGTCTGGTCTCAGGACAAGTGGAAGGGGAAATTTGATGTCAAGTGGATCTTTGTGAAGGATGTGCCCAACAACCAACTGAGACACATCAGGCTGGAGAACAATGACAACAAACCCGTTACAAACTCCCGTGATACACAGGAGGTGCCCttagaaaaagcaaaacaagtgCTTAAAATTATTGCTACTTACAAGCACACGACCTCCATCTTTGATGACTTTTCTCATTATGAAAAGCgccaggaagaggaggaggtggtgCGGAAG
- the YTHDF1 gene encoding YTH domain-containing family protein 1 isoform X1, translating to MSATSVDPQRPKGQDNKVQNGSLHQKDTVHDNDFEPYLSGQSNQNSSYPSMTDPYLSSYYPPSIGFPYSLSEAPWSTGGDPPIPYLTTYGQLSNGDHHFMHDAVFGQPGGLGNNIYQHRFNFFPENPAFSAWGTSGSQGQQTQSSAYGSSYSYPPSSLGGTIVDGQTGFHNDTLNKAPGMNSIEQGMVGLKIGGDVTTSAVKTVGSVVNSAGMTGALSGNGGSNVNLPVSKPTSWAAIASKPAKPQPKMKTKTGPVIGGALPPPPIKHNMDIGTWDNKGPVAKVPAPQQIPSPQSVPQPQQPIVQPVPAQPPPLTQPQYQTPQQPPQNRWVAPRNRNAAFGQSGGAGNDTNSAGSTQPNPVPSGESHPVLEKLKAAHSYNPKDFEWNLKNGRVFIIKSYSEDDIHRSIKYSIWCSTEHGNKRLDSAFRSMNSKGPVYLLFSVNGSGHFCGVAEMKSPVDYGTSAGVWSQDKWKGKFDVKWIFVKDVPNNQLRHIRLENNDNKPVTNSRDTQEVPLEKAKQVLKIIATYKHTTSIFDDFSHYEKRQEEEEVVRKVNLLKNLFYTQIWGK from the exons ATGTCTGCCACAAGCGTTGACCCTCAG AGACCGAAAGGACAGGATAATAAAG TACAAAATGGTTCATTACATCAGAAGGACACAGTTCATGACAACGATTTTGAACCTTACCTTTCCGGGCAGTCAAATCAG AACAGTAGCTATCCATCAATGACTGATCCTTATCTGTCCAGTTATTATCCACCATCTATTGGGTTCCCCTATTCTCTCAGTGAAGCACCATGGTCTACAGGAGGAGATCCTCCTATCCCTTATCTCACCACCTATGGACAGCTCAGTAATGGGGATCATCATTTTATGCACGATGCCGTTTTTGGACAGCCTGGGGGTCTGGGAAATAATATCTATCAACACCGCTTTaactttttccctgaaaatccTGCCTTCTCAGCTTGGGGAACAAGCGGATCCCAAGGACAGCAGACACAAAGCTCAGCATATGGGAGCAGTTACAGCTACCCACCCAGTTCTCTGGGGGGTACCATTGTGGATGGACAAACAGGATTTCATAATGATACGTTAAATAAAGCTCCTGGAATGAACAGTATTGAACAGGGAATGGTTGGACTTAAGATTGGTGGAGATGTTACAACTTCTGCAGTGAAAACAGTAGGTTCTGTTGTTAACAGTGCCGGGATGACGGGCGCCCTCTCTGGGAATGGTGGATCTAACGTAAACTTGCCAGTATCTAAACCAACCTCTTGGGCTGCTATTGCCAGCAAGCCTGCAAAACCACAGcctaaaatgaaaacaaaaactgGACCTGTAATCGGAGGAGCGTTGCCTCCTCCCCCTATAAAGCATAATATGGACATAGGTACTTGGGACAATAAGGGTCCTGTGGCAAAAGTTCCTGCCCCCCAACAGATACCTTCTCCTCAGTCTGTTCCACAGCCACAGCAACCAATTGTTCAGCCTGTTCCAGCTCAGCCTCCTCCATTGACTCAGCCACAGTATCAGACccctcagcagccaccccaAAACCGCTGGGTCGCTCCTCGCAACAGAAATGCAGCTTTTGGCCAAAgtggaggagctgggaatgacaccaactcagctggcagcacccagCCCAACCCTGTTCCAAGCGGTGAGTCCCATCCTGTCCTTGAAAAACTGAAAGCTGCTCACAGCTATAACCCTAAAGATTTCGAATGGAACCTTAAAAATGGACGTGTGTTCATAATAAAGAGCTATTCCGAGGATGATATTCATCGTTCCATTAAATATTCTATTTGGTGTAGTACGGAGCACGGCAACAAACGCCTGGACAGCGCTTTCCGCTCCATGAACAGCAAGGGCCCCGTGTACTTGCTGTTCAGTGTCAATGGCAGTGGACACTTCTGTGGAGTAGCAGAGATGAAATCACCTGTGGACTATGGCACCAGTGCAGGTGTCTGGTCTCAGGACAAGTGGAAGGGGAAATTTGATGTCAAGTGGATCTTTGTGAAGGATGTGCCCAACAACCAACTGAGACACATCAGGCTGGAGAACAATGACAACAAACCCGTTACAAACTCCCGTGATACACAGGAGGTGCCCttagaaaaagcaaaacaagtgCTTAAAATTATTGCTACTTACAAGCACACGACCTCCATCTTTGATGACTTTTCTCATTATGAAAAGCgccaggaagaggaggaggtggtgCGGAAGGTAAActtattaaaaaatttattttatacacAGATATGGGGAAAATGA